Proteins co-encoded in one Hymenobacter swuensis DY53 genomic window:
- a CDS encoding sodium:solute symporter family transporter, with product MRNAFNTLDLAVFLFYLVVVSTYGFYVYRSKQKAQVDSKDYFLAEGSLTWWAIGASMIASNISAEQFIGMSGSGFTVGVAVAAYEWVAAIVLILVAVFFMPIYLRQKIYTMPQFLEQRYNSTLSLVMSIFWLFLYVLVNLTAILYLGALAISNLIGGGESFHLILVALAVFALIITLGGMKVVGYTDVIQVTVLLIGGLATSYLALTLVSQKFGLGNDVVAGFNAMMTDANDHFHMMFEKPVPDSNQAYINKYLALPGLAMYAAGQWVANLNYWGCNQYITQRALGADLPTARTGILFAAFLKLIMPVIVMLPGIAAYVLHKNGSLQAEMASTGAFNPDNAYSAILTFLPNGLKGLSLAALTAAIVASLAGKANSISTIFTLDIYHRYLNKEATEQKLVWVGRVTIFAAMFMAVLLTWKDLLGISGEGGFQFIQKYTGFISPGIVAVFLLGMFWKRTTGTAAVAGILSGFILSVFFNNYAPAVFGNETFLYTAFPNGKGGYEIPFLICMGWSFFFTVLLMVALSLAGSAINPKGLTLDARMFRVAPRQLVLIVVILLLISALYVKFW from the coding sequence ATGCGCAACGCATTCAATACGCTGGACCTAGCGGTTTTCCTGTTTTACTTGGTGGTTGTATCGACCTATGGCTTTTATGTCTACCGCAGCAAACAGAAAGCACAGGTTGATTCCAAAGATTACTTTCTGGCTGAAGGCTCCCTGACGTGGTGGGCCATTGGAGCCAGCATGATTGCCTCCAATATTTCGGCCGAGCAGTTCATCGGCATGAGCGGGAGCGGCTTTACGGTGGGCGTGGCCGTGGCCGCCTACGAGTGGGTGGCCGCTATTGTACTGATTCTGGTGGCGGTGTTCTTCATGCCCATTTACCTGCGCCAGAAGATTTACACGATGCCCCAGTTTCTGGAGCAGCGTTACAACTCCACCCTGAGCCTGGTAATGAGTATTTTCTGGCTGTTTCTCTACGTGCTGGTCAACCTCACGGCCATTCTCTACCTCGGCGCGCTGGCCATCAGCAACCTGATTGGCGGCGGCGAGAGTTTCCACCTGATTCTGGTAGCCCTGGCCGTGTTTGCCCTCATCATCACGCTGGGCGGTATGAAAGTCGTAGGCTACACCGACGTGATTCAGGTAACGGTGCTGCTCATTGGGGGGCTGGCCACCAGCTACCTGGCTCTCACGCTGGTCAGCCAGAAGTTTGGCCTTGGTAACGACGTAGTGGCGGGCTTTAATGCCATGATGACGGACGCCAACGACCATTTTCACATGATGTTCGAGAAGCCCGTGCCCGATTCCAACCAAGCCTACATCAACAAATACCTGGCTTTGCCCGGCCTGGCTATGTACGCGGCTGGCCAATGGGTAGCCAACCTGAACTACTGGGGCTGCAACCAGTACATCACCCAGCGCGCCCTCGGCGCCGACTTACCCACGGCCCGCACCGGCATCCTATTCGCCGCTTTCCTGAAGCTGATCATGCCGGTGATTGTGATGCTGCCCGGCATTGCGGCCTACGTGCTGCACAAAAACGGCTCGTTACAGGCTGAAATGGCCTCAACGGGCGCCTTCAATCCCGATAACGCCTACTCCGCCATCCTGACGTTCCTACCCAACGGTCTGAAAGGCTTGTCGTTGGCGGCGCTTACGGCGGCCATTGTAGCCTCCTTGGCCGGTAAAGCCAACTCCATTTCCACCATCTTCACCCTCGACATCTACCACCGCTACCTCAACAAGGAGGCTACTGAACAAAAGCTGGTGTGGGTGGGCCGTGTCACCATTTTCGCGGCTATGTTTATGGCCGTGCTGCTGACTTGGAAGGATTTGCTGGGCATCAGTGGGGAAGGTGGGTTCCAGTTCATTCAGAAGTATACGGGCTTTATTTCGCCCGGTATCGTGGCGGTGTTTCTGCTGGGTATGTTCTGGAAGCGCACTACGGGTACGGCTGCCGTGGCCGGCATCCTGTCGGGCTTTATCCTGTCGGTGTTCTTCAACAACTACGCGCCGGCCGTTTTCGGCAATGAAACCTTTCTGTACACGGCCTTCCCCAACGGCAAAGGCGGCTATGAAATTCCGTTTCTGATCTGCATGGGCTGGTCGTTCTTCTTTACCGTGCTGCTGATGGTGGCCCTGAGCCTGGCTGGTTCCGCCATCAACCCCAAAGGCCTCACTTTGGATGCCCGCATGTTTCGGGTGGCCCCGCGCCAACTGGTACTCATCGTAGTAATCTTACTGCTGATTTCGGCCCTCTACGTGAAGTTCTGGTAG
- a CDS encoding aldose epimerase family protein — MTSSSRAGLVASGLASLLLTAACQQSDKATTAETGATSAAASSDSTQSSSATMPTSSVFGKLADGTEVQLYTLTNAHGLKATITTYGGTLTSLLVPDKDGKMGDVVLGFDDLAGYLAPVYKQEGPYFGALIGRYGNRIAKGKFTLDGKQYSIPTNNAPNTLHGGKEGFDKKLWTAAPGTSAEGQTLTLTYQSKDGEEGYPGTLTVKVVYTLTEGDALRLDYTATTDKPTVLNLTNHSYFNLNVASGKGILDHELTLNADRFTPVDNTLIPTGVLQPVQGTPMDFRQPHRIGERIKQVPGAAPGGYDHNWVLADTQRRSPEKAATVYEPTTGRVMDVYTDQPGVQFYSSNFLKGNLKGKGAVTYNQYAGLCLETQHFPDSPNRPSFPSTELKPGETFHSTTEYRFNTRK, encoded by the coding sequence ATGACTTCATCTTCCCGCGCGGGCTTGGTGGCCAGTGGGCTGGCCAGCCTGTTGCTCACGGCCGCCTGCCAGCAGTCTGATAAGGCCACTACCGCCGAAACTGGTGCTACATCTGCCGCCGCTTCTTCCGATTCCACCCAGTCTTCTTCCGCAACCATGCCTACTTCCAGCGTCTTTGGCAAACTGGCCGATGGTACCGAGGTGCAACTCTACACCCTCACCAACGCCCACGGCCTAAAGGCCACCATCACGACCTACGGGGGCACGCTCACCAGCCTGCTCGTGCCCGATAAGGATGGCAAGATGGGGGATGTAGTGCTGGGTTTCGATGACCTGGCGGGCTACTTGGCCCCGGTGTACAAGCAGGAAGGCCCCTACTTTGGGGCCTTGATTGGGCGCTACGGCAACCGCATTGCCAAGGGCAAGTTCACCCTCGACGGTAAACAGTATTCCATCCCCACCAACAACGCGCCCAACACCCTGCACGGGGGCAAAGAAGGTTTCGACAAAAAGCTGTGGACGGCCGCGCCCGGCACCTCGGCCGAGGGGCAGACGCTCACGCTCACCTACCAGAGCAAGGACGGGGAGGAAGGCTACCCCGGCACGCTGACGGTAAAAGTAGTGTACACCCTGACCGAGGGCGACGCGCTGCGCCTCGACTACACGGCCACCACCGACAAGCCCACGGTGCTCAACCTCACCAACCACAGCTACTTCAACCTGAACGTGGCCTCCGGCAAAGGCATCCTGGACCACGAGCTGACGCTGAACGCCGACCGGTTTACGCCCGTGGATAACACGCTGATTCCGACCGGGGTGCTGCAGCCGGTGCAAGGCACGCCCATGGATTTTCGCCAGCCCCACCGCATCGGGGAGCGAATTAAGCAAGTGCCCGGCGCGGCCCCCGGTGGCTACGACCACAACTGGGTGCTGGCCGACACGCAGCGCCGCAGTCCGGAAAAGGCGGCCACCGTGTACGAGCCCACCACCGGCCGCGTGATGGACGTGTACACCGACCAGCCTGGTGTACAGTTCTATTCCTCCAACTTTCTGAAAGGCAACCTGAAAGGGAAAGGCGCCGTGACCTACAACCAGTACGCCGGCCTCTGCCTGGAAACCCAGCACTTCCCCGATTCGCCTAACCGGCCCAGCTTCCCGAGCACAGAGCTGAAGCCCGGTGAAACCTTCCACTCCACCACCGAATACCGCTTCAACACCCGCAAATAA
- a CDS encoding family 43 glycosylhydrolase produces MQQNSLRTSVRRLSGPVLLSLGLLAACQRPVSTSTRPAEAGSTSSPAAAMAPAVIANPVLPGDFPDPSVVKVGDTYWATATSSNWGPTFPLLKSTDLVKWELVGHVFPGERPAWADYYFWAPEISEEGGKIYVYYTAHKRGGNLAVGVASASNPAGPYTDHGPLVGQPHGSIDGFPMRDENGQLYLIWKEDGNSVQQPTPIWAQRINEARTALVGEKQELFRNDPATWEGNLVEGVSIVRREGYFYAFYAANGCCGSGCTYATGVARAKTLLGPWEKYAKNPILINNDAWKCPGHGTAVQHQGRWFMLHHAYAANSQQFVGRQGVLTEFTWAATGWPEFRGGTTAVAPTPVSAVSFTDEYTSKTLAPSWQWPVEERPTFALRGGQLYLTARPDHTGAALGQSTTAPAYTATTTLLNPAALPAGSRAGLAAHGDPDNTLAVVAGGGKVQLLQTEKGQTKTLAETTLPAAKTLQLRLQAQQGSQFTFGWSTDGGATWQPLPAGGAAVNGSYLPPWDRGIRVGPLAHGPASAVAVFENFKLEPQQ; encoded by the coding sequence TTGCAACAAAACTCTCTGCGTACTTCCGTGCGGCGGCTCAGCGGCCCGGTGCTGCTGAGCCTGGGCTTGCTGGCGGCCTGCCAGCGGCCGGTTTCTACCTCCACCCGTCCTGCTGAGGCGGGCAGCACCAGCAGCCCAGCCGCTGCAATGGCGCCGGCCGTTATTGCCAACCCCGTGCTGCCCGGCGACTTCCCCGACCCCTCCGTGGTGAAAGTCGGTGACACGTACTGGGCCACGGCTACCAGTTCCAACTGGGGCCCTACATTTCCGCTGCTTAAGTCCACGGACTTGGTGAAGTGGGAGCTGGTGGGGCACGTGTTTCCGGGGGAGCGGCCGGCCTGGGCCGACTACTACTTCTGGGCCCCGGAAATTAGTGAAGAAGGCGGCAAAATTTACGTGTACTACACGGCCCATAAGCGCGGGGGCAACCTGGCCGTGGGCGTGGCCAGCGCCTCCAACCCCGCCGGCCCCTACACCGACCACGGCCCCCTGGTAGGTCAGCCCCACGGCTCCATCGACGGGTTTCCCATGCGCGACGAAAACGGCCAGCTCTACCTCATCTGGAAGGAGGACGGCAACAGCGTGCAGCAGCCCACGCCCATCTGGGCCCAGCGCATCAATGAGGCCCGCACGGCCCTGGTAGGGGAGAAGCAGGAGCTGTTCCGCAACGACCCCGCCACCTGGGAGGGCAACTTGGTAGAAGGCGTGTCGATAGTGCGCCGCGAGGGGTACTTCTACGCTTTTTACGCCGCCAACGGCTGCTGCGGCTCCGGCTGCACCTACGCCACCGGCGTGGCCCGGGCCAAAACCTTGCTGGGGCCCTGGGAGAAGTACGCCAAAAACCCTATCCTCATCAACAACGACGCCTGGAAGTGCCCCGGCCACGGTACGGCCGTGCAGCATCAGGGCCGCTGGTTTATGCTCCACCATGCCTACGCGGCCAACAGCCAGCAGTTTGTGGGCCGCCAGGGCGTGCTAACCGAGTTTACCTGGGCGGCCACCGGCTGGCCCGAGTTTCGGGGGGGCACTACAGCCGTAGCACCCACGCCCGTGTCGGCGGTGAGCTTTACGGATGAGTACACCAGCAAAACCCTGGCTCCTTCCTGGCAGTGGCCCGTAGAGGAGCGCCCCACTTTCGCGTTGCGCGGCGGCCAGCTTTACCTCACCGCCCGTCCCGACCACACCGGTGCCGCCCTGGGCCAGTCGACTACGGCTCCGGCCTACACGGCTACGACCACCCTACTCAACCCCGCCGCCCTGCCTGCTGGTAGCCGCGCCGGCCTAGCCGCTCACGGCGACCCGGACAATACCCTGGCCGTGGTAGCTGGCGGGGGCAAAGTGCAACTGCTTCAAACCGAAAAAGGCCAAACCAAAACCCTGGCCGAAACCACCCTACCCGCCGCCAAAACCCTGCAACTGCGTCTCCAGGCCCAACAAGGCAGCCAGTTCACCTTTGGGTGGAGCACGGACGGCGGGGCTACCTGGCAGCCCCTGCCCGCCGGCGGAGCGGCCGTAAATGGTAGCTACCTGCCGCCCTGGGACCGGGGCATTCGGGTGGGGCCCCTGGCCCACGGTCCGGCCTCGGCAGTAGCCGTGTTCGAGAATTTCAAGCTGGAGCCCCAGCAGTAA
- a CDS encoding glycoside hydrolase family 43 protein, producing MTWYPTRLLPLALLALTLSCNSGSSPTPAPPTPPPPAPPTSTTFTNPLLSVGPDPWVYQKDGTYYYMSTTGGNIVIRKTAKMTDLGTSVSTVVWTPQQAGINQRDLWAPELFFLDGKWYIYYSADPLCCAGHRVHVLENTSADPTTGTWTYKGRIANPTADLWAIDGTVLEQNGKRYLIWSGHQTEGAGTQRLYISEMSNPWTLVGPRVELSRPEYNWETIGEPDVNEGPEILKHGNKTFLVYSGSHCSTDDYALGMLTASSTADPMQLSSWTKSSTPVFTKNTSGQAFGPGHNGFFKSKDGTEDWIIYHANPLTGQGCGDNRSPRIQKITWKADGTPDFGTPVALGTALTKPAGE from the coding sequence ATGACCTGGTATCCCACCCGATTACTGCCTTTGGCGCTGCTGGCCCTGACGCTTTCCTGCAACAGTGGCTCTTCGCCCACCCCCGCGCCGCCTACGCCCCCGCCGCCCGCGCCGCCTACTTCTACCACCTTCACCAACCCACTGTTGAGTGTGGGCCCCGACCCCTGGGTGTACCAGAAGGATGGCACGTACTACTACATGAGCACTACCGGCGGCAACATCGTCATCCGGAAAACGGCGAAGATGACTGACCTGGGTACATCCGTGAGTACGGTGGTCTGGACGCCCCAGCAGGCCGGCATCAACCAGCGCGACCTGTGGGCTCCAGAGCTGTTTTTCCTGGATGGGAAGTGGTACATCTACTACTCCGCCGACCCGCTTTGCTGCGCCGGCCACCGCGTGCACGTGCTGGAAAATACCTCGGCCGACCCCACCACCGGTACCTGGACCTATAAGGGCCGTATTGCCAACCCCACCGCCGATTTGTGGGCCATTGATGGCACCGTGCTGGAGCAGAACGGCAAGCGGTACCTGATCTGGTCGGGCCACCAGACGGAGGGCGCCGGCACCCAGCGCCTGTATATCTCGGAGATGAGCAACCCCTGGACGCTGGTGGGCCCTCGGGTAGAACTCTCGCGCCCCGAGTACAACTGGGAAACCATTGGGGAACCCGACGTGAACGAGGGTCCGGAAATTCTGAAACACGGTAACAAAACATTTCTGGTGTACTCGGGCAGCCATTGCAGCACCGATGACTACGCCCTAGGCATGCTTACGGCCTCCTCCACCGCCGACCCCATGCAGCTCTCTTCCTGGACCAAGTCAAGCACGCCGGTATTCACCAAGAACACCAGCGGGCAAGCATTCGGGCCGGGCCATAACGGCTTCTTCAAATCCAAGGACGGTACCGAAGACTGGATAATTTACCACGCCAACCCGCTAACGGGCCAGGGGTGCGGCGACAACCGCAGCCCCCGCATCCAGAAAATTACCTGGAAGGCTGATGGTACCCCCGATTTCGGCACGCCTGTGGCCCTGGGTACTGCGCTGACCAAGCCGGCCGGCGAGTAA
- a CDS encoding RagB/SusD family nutrient uptake outer membrane protein has protein sequence MKLHTLRLAALAGSLLLITACEKDFLDQVNPNQPTTESFWKTEADAIKGVTACYSGLQQLGTYRRWLHFAYDLRSDDSFSQSPWGELADFTRFTQANYDFEVSRDLWRDHYRAIWRTNQVLANVPAIQMNETLRKRVLAEAKFLRALYYYNLVTLYGNVPLALMPSDPANLPPQATEAQVWEQIVKDLLEAKPDLDVSYGGGNDTGRATRGAATTLLGKAYMQQRLWTQASAQFAEVISSNRYRLTANFTDNFRHTTENNSESIFEVQFSDAKLGGNDGDDATSSEGGQRSQFWGVPGAGFVDGEVRPWVVNEFLREPTATGARDPRLASTVFYNRRQFTSSLPVDGDTLVYGNGFLRRFRGNARDLSRVYWRKYQTDYFRTFENFDSPINHRVMRYADVLLLQAEALNEQGVTSDAIPLINQVRSRSGLAPLTAGSFTRETLRAQLMHERVTELTGEGLRFFDLKRWGLLDNQAGIDQLKARDTDFNTFRLDRSRLLPIPQTEIDLARYQQNPGW, from the coding sequence ATGAAACTACATACACTCCGCCTGGCCGCCCTGGCCGGCAGCCTGCTGCTGATTACGGCCTGTGAAAAGGATTTTCTCGATCAAGTCAACCCCAACCAGCCTACTACCGAGTCGTTCTGGAAGACCGAGGCCGACGCCATCAAGGGGGTTACGGCCTGCTACAGTGGCTTGCAGCAGCTGGGTACCTACCGGCGCTGGCTGCACTTTGCCTATGATTTGCGCTCCGACGACAGCTTCAGCCAGAGCCCCTGGGGCGAGCTGGCCGACTTCACCCGCTTCACCCAGGCCAACTACGACTTTGAGGTGTCGCGGGACCTGTGGCGGGACCATTACCGGGCCATCTGGCGCACCAACCAGGTGCTGGCCAACGTGCCCGCTATTCAAATGAATGAGACGCTGAGGAAGCGGGTGCTGGCCGAAGCCAAGTTTTTGCGGGCCCTGTACTACTACAATCTGGTAACCCTGTATGGTAACGTGCCCCTGGCCCTCATGCCCTCTGACCCCGCTAACCTGCCACCCCAGGCCACGGAGGCGCAGGTATGGGAGCAGATTGTGAAAGACCTGCTGGAAGCTAAGCCCGACCTGGATGTGTCCTACGGGGGCGGCAACGACACTGGCCGCGCTACCCGAGGTGCCGCTACTACGCTGCTGGGCAAAGCCTACATGCAGCAGCGGCTCTGGACGCAGGCCTCGGCGCAGTTTGCCGAAGTTATTAGCTCCAACCGCTACCGGCTCACGGCCAACTTCACCGATAATTTCCGCCATACCACGGAAAACAACTCCGAGTCCATCTTTGAAGTCCAGTTCTCGGATGCTAAGCTGGGCGGCAACGACGGCGACGATGCTACTTCTTCGGAAGGTGGGCAACGCTCCCAATTTTGGGGGGTACCCGGCGCGGGCTTCGTAGATGGGGAAGTACGGCCTTGGGTGGTAAATGAGTTTCTGCGGGAGCCTACCGCCACCGGAGCCCGCGACCCACGTCTGGCCTCTACGGTATTCTATAACCGCCGCCAGTTTACCTCCTCGCTGCCCGTGGATGGCGATACGCTGGTGTACGGCAACGGTTTTCTGCGCCGCTTCCGGGGCAACGCCCGCGACCTGAGCCGCGTGTACTGGCGCAAGTACCAAACCGACTATTTCCGCACCTTTGAGAACTTCGACTCGCCCATCAACCACCGCGTGATGCGCTACGCCGATGTGCTGCTGCTGCAGGCCGAGGCGCTTAACGAGCAGGGCGTGACTAGTGATGCTATTCCGTTGATTAACCAGGTGCGTAGCCGCTCTGGCCTGGCCCCGCTTACGGCCGGCAGCTTCACGCGTGAAACGCTTCGGGCCCAGCTTATGCACGAGCGGGTAACGGAGCTGACGGGGGAGGGCCTGCGCTTCTTCGACCTCAAACGCTGGGGCCTGCTGGATAACCAGGCCGGCATCGACCAGCTGAAAGCCCGGGATACTGACTTTAACACCTTCCGCCTCGACCGTTCCCGCTTGCTGCCCATTCCGCAAACGGAAATTGACCTGGCCCGCTACCAGCAAAACCCCGGCTGGTAA
- a CDS encoding SusC/RagA family TonB-linked outer membrane protein: protein MKNSLHSMRRQAVPALLICLPLLAPLASKASALPGTAPTDEAVVLATTITGRVLDEKGQGMPGVTVLEKGTANGVTTDTDGRYTLAVADNATLIFSFVGYTTQEVPISGRTTVDVRLGVDSKVLNDVVVVGYLTQKREDVTGSVASVSGRDAQKAPVATIAEGIQGRLPGVQVINSGVPGQAPLVNIRGLGTVGSNSSPLYIIDGLWVDNIRDFNPADAESIQVLKDGASLAPYGSRGANGVIIITTRKGKSGTPAISFNAYGGVQKINKTYDLMNAQEWAVINRQAYENAGRPVQPFVANPTGVDTDWQKELIRTGSVQDYNVSFSGGGTNSNFLLSGEYFTQKGTTVGPKFERYSVRLNSGFNRGRLRVGENLQLARTNSTAINGLPFLDVLRMLPVIPVTDAANPGGFGFGNNNASTFGTNPIALQKLLNNTTENNRIQGNVYGELDIFSFLRYRLNLGAEYLAFHDREKRQYGQWRQNDPLNPSYYAENQGNRFFTMVENTLSFDKSFGKNNVTAVAGYTEQHQTEDFTRGRNNDYGVGPVYYWALDAGSSAPQVVGSSYTYNKRSYLGQLTYDYDQRYLLTGAIRRDGSSRFSPENRYGTFYAASAGWRISQEQFFADLTDKVSNLKLRASYGVLGNEQIGGPYGGAYRWQGVINPNVNYPFGGDNTQNGNIQTQLPSNDIAWEERRTANFGVDLGLLEDRITLSADYYRSETRNALVDPAIPLVLGNAGSNPYQRIGRIENRGLELVLGYNENRRDFKYSITGNLTTIKNEVTRLSETERQNFFVAGPGESTRTEVGYELGSFYLYQFDGVFQTGDNIASSAQPTAQPGDVRYKDINNDGQITAADRTHMGRVFPKIQYGLNLSASYKGVDLSAFFQGVQGNDLLNTGRYWLDRTDDNGNYRKDFSPWTPTNPSTTTPRAIIAGGGGQAGEAAINNSRLNSSRWLEDGSYLRLKNLQVGYTIPKSLTERVKGVGSLRIYVTAQNLFTVTDYTGYDPEVVSGNLSRGVDEGSYPNLRTVSLGLQLGL, encoded by the coding sequence ATGAAGAACTCCTTACACAGCATGCGTCGGCAAGCAGTGCCCGCACTGTTAATTTGCCTCCCCTTGCTGGCACCCTTGGCCAGCAAGGCCAGCGCACTGCCCGGCACTGCGCCTACCGACGAGGCGGTAGTGCTGGCGACAACCATAACCGGCCGCGTGCTGGATGAGAAGGGGCAGGGGATGCCCGGGGTAACCGTTCTGGAAAAAGGCACGGCCAATGGCGTTACCACAGATACTGACGGCCGCTACACCCTGGCCGTAGCCGATAATGCCACCCTGATCTTCTCCTTCGTGGGGTATACCACCCAGGAAGTGCCCATAAGCGGCCGCACCACGGTAGATGTACGGCTGGGCGTGGACAGCAAAGTGCTGAATGATGTGGTGGTGGTAGGCTACCTGACGCAAAAGCGCGAGGACGTAACCGGCTCAGTGGCCAGCGTAAGCGGCCGGGATGCGCAGAAAGCCCCCGTTGCCACCATTGCCGAGGGTATTCAGGGCCGCCTGCCCGGCGTGCAGGTTATTAACTCCGGCGTGCCGGGCCAGGCTCCGCTGGTCAATATTCGGGGACTGGGGACGGTAGGTAGCAACAGCAGCCCGCTGTATATTATCGATGGGTTGTGGGTAGATAACATCCGCGACTTCAACCCTGCTGATGCCGAGTCGATTCAGGTGCTGAAAGATGGAGCTTCTCTGGCCCCCTACGGTTCGCGTGGAGCCAACGGCGTTATTATTATTACTACCCGGAAGGGCAAATCGGGTACCCCGGCTATCAGCTTCAACGCCTATGGTGGGGTGCAGAAGATCAACAAGACCTACGACCTGATGAATGCCCAGGAGTGGGCCGTCATCAACCGCCAAGCCTACGAAAACGCCGGCCGGCCGGTGCAGCCTTTCGTGGCCAACCCCACCGGCGTGGATACCGATTGGCAGAAGGAACTGATCCGGACGGGCTCGGTGCAGGATTATAACGTGAGCTTCTCGGGCGGCGGTACCAACTCCAATTTCCTGCTCTCCGGCGAGTATTTCACGCAGAAAGGCACTACCGTCGGCCCCAAGTTTGAGCGGTACAGCGTGCGGCTGAACTCGGGCTTCAACCGAGGACGCCTGCGCGTGGGCGAAAACCTGCAACTGGCCCGCACCAACTCCACGGCCATCAACGGGCTGCCTTTTCTGGATGTGCTGCGCATGCTGCCGGTTATTCCGGTAACGGATGCGGCCAACCCCGGCGGCTTTGGCTTCGGCAACAACAACGCCAGCACCTTCGGCACCAACCCCATTGCCCTGCAGAAGCTGCTGAACAATACCACCGAAAATAACCGCATTCAGGGCAATGTGTACGGGGAACTGGACATCTTTAGCTTCCTGCGCTACCGCCTCAACCTGGGGGCCGAGTACCTAGCCTTCCACGACCGGGAAAAGCGCCAGTACGGGCAGTGGCGGCAGAATGACCCGCTGAACCCCTCGTACTATGCCGAAAACCAAGGCAACCGGTTCTTCACGATGGTGGAGAACACGCTGTCTTTTGATAAGAGCTTTGGCAAGAACAACGTAACGGCCGTGGCCGGCTACACGGAGCAGCACCAAACCGAAGACTTTACCCGGGGCCGCAACAACGACTACGGTGTTGGCCCGGTGTACTACTGGGCCCTGGATGCGGGCAGCAGCGCCCCGCAGGTGGTGGGCTCCTCCTACACTTACAACAAACGCTCCTACCTGGGGCAGCTTACCTACGACTACGACCAGCGCTACCTGCTCACCGGCGCCATCCGCCGCGACGGATCCTCGCGCTTCAGCCCCGAAAACCGCTACGGCACCTTCTACGCTGCTTCGGCGGGCTGGCGCATCTCCCAAGAGCAGTTCTTTGCTGACCTAACTGATAAAGTGAGCAACCTGAAGCTGCGGGCCAGCTACGGGGTGCTGGGCAACGAGCAGATTGGCGGACCTTACGGCGGGGCCTACCGCTGGCAGGGCGTCATCAACCCCAACGTGAACTACCCCTTCGGCGGCGACAATACCCAGAACGGCAACATCCAGACCCAACTGCCCAGCAACGATATTGCTTGGGAAGAGCGCCGCACCGCCAACTTCGGGGTTGACCTGGGCCTGCTGGAGGACCGCATCACGCTGTCGGCCGACTATTACCGCTCCGAAACGCGCAACGCCCTGGTTGACCCGGCTATTCCGCTGGTGCTGGGTAACGCGGGCAGTAACCCCTATCAGCGCATTGGGCGCATTGAGAACCGGGGGCTGGAACTGGTACTCGGTTACAACGAAAACCGCCGGGACTTCAAGTACAGCATTACCGGCAACCTGACCACCATCAAAAACGAGGTAACGCGCCTGAGCGAAACGGAGCGCCAGAACTTCTTTGTGGCCGGCCCCGGCGAATCAACCCGCACGGAGGTGGGCTACGAACTGGGTTCCTTCTACCTCTACCAGTTTGATGGTGTTTTCCAGACGGGCGACAACATTGCCAGCAGCGCCCAGCCCACGGCCCAGCCCGGCGACGTGCGCTACAAGGACATTAACAACGACGGCCAGATTACGGCGGCCGACCGCACGCATATGGGTCGGGTGTTTCCCAAAATTCAGTACGGCCTGAACCTAAGCGCCAGCTACAAGGGCGTCGATCTGTCGGCCTTCTTCCAGGGCGTGCAGGGCAATGATCTGCTGAACACCGGCCGCTACTGGCTGGACCGCACCGACGACAACGGCAACTACCGCAAGGATTTCAGCCCTTGGACGCCGACTAATCCCTCTACCACCACGCCCCGCGCCATTATTGCGGGCGGCGGCGGGCAAGCCGGCGAAGCGGCCATCAATAACTCGCGCCTCAACTCCTCGCGCTGGCTGGAGGATGGCTCCTACCTGCGCCTGAAAAACCTGCAGGTGGGCTATACCATTCCCAAATCTCTGACGGAGCGGGTGAAGGGCGTAGGCAGCCTGCGCATTTATGTCACGGCCCAGAACCTGTTCACGGTGACCGACTACACCGGTTACGACCCCGAAGTGGTGAGCGGTAACCTGTCGCGCGGCGTGGATGAGGGGAGCTACCCCAATCTGCGCACCGTGTCGCTAGGCCTCCAACTGGGCCTGTAA